In one Sphingomonas sp. AP4-R1 genomic region, the following are encoded:
- a CDS encoding catalase family protein, whose protein sequence is MSIPVRFAPDVEKPAPDEAETIAGLNEQFRIILDKTSQDYGHAVRSVHAKGHGLARGRIRVHDGLPRELAQGLFADAGEYDAILRFSTNAGDILDDSITLPRGVALKVMGVRGERLPDAEGETQDFILVNGPAFAAPDPKAFLANLKMLARTTDKAEGAKKMLSAFLRTAEAALEAVGGSSTLLNTLGGAKPYHPLGQTYFSQTPFRYGEYIAKFQLVPVSGIRDFKDETINASGRPDAIREAMNELLVEQGGTWDLRVQLNTDLKAMPIEDASVVWSEEDSPFVTVATISVPAQIAWEHPESERTEDALAFSPWHGLAAHQPLGGVNRARKTAYEFSASYRGSFNGCPVHEPAGLSDL, encoded by the coding sequence ATGTCGATCCCCGTCCGCTTCGCACCCGATGTAGAGAAACCGGCTCCCGACGAGGCTGAGACGATTGCAGGACTGAACGAGCAGTTTCGGATCATTCTGGACAAGACGTCCCAGGACTATGGTCACGCGGTGCGCTCCGTTCATGCAAAGGGGCATGGGCTCGCCCGCGGCCGCATCCGTGTTCATGACGGATTGCCGAGAGAACTGGCACAGGGTCTGTTTGCGGACGCCGGCGAATATGACGCCATTCTGCGGTTTTCGACGAATGCCGGCGACATACTCGATGACTCGATTACGCTTCCACGCGGCGTGGCCCTCAAGGTCATGGGCGTGCGCGGTGAACGTCTCCCCGACGCCGAGGGAGAAACACAGGACTTCATCCTTGTGAACGGGCCCGCCTTCGCCGCTCCTGATCCCAAGGCGTTTCTTGCCAATCTCAAGATGTTGGCAAGGACGACCGATAAGGCCGAGGGCGCAAAAAAAATGCTCTCGGCTTTTCTCAGGACGGCAGAGGCTGCGCTCGAAGCCGTCGGCGGCAGTTCGACCCTGCTCAACACGCTCGGGGGTGCCAAACCTTATCACCCGCTCGGTCAGACCTATTTCAGCCAGACTCCGTTTCGCTACGGAGAGTATATCGCGAAGTTTCAGCTGGTGCCGGTGTCCGGCATACGAGATTTCAAGGACGAGACCATCAATGCGTCGGGTCGACCCGACGCGATCCGGGAAGCGATGAACGAACTGCTCGTCGAGCAGGGCGGTACCTGGGATTTGCGGGTGCAGCTTAACACCGATCTCAAAGCCATGCCCATTGAGGATGCGTCCGTCGTCTGGAGCGAGGAGGATAGCCCTTTCGTGACGGTAGCGACCATTTCCGTGCCGGCCCAGATTGCGTGGGAACATCCCGAGAGCGAGCGGACCGAAGATGCCTTGGCGTTCAGTCCTTGGCATGGCCTGGCCGCGCACCAGCCACTCGGCGGGGTCAATCGTGCACGCAAGACCGCCTACGAGTTCTCTGCGAGCTATCGGGGCAGTTTCAACGGCTGCCCGGTGCATGAACCCGCAGGCCTGTCCGACCTTTGA